The Agrobacterium vitis genome has a segment encoding these proteins:
- a CDS encoding beta strand repeat-containing protein: protein MATLTGDSGNNTLNGTSAADTISGQAGDDILNGNDGKDTLNGGAGADTLNGDSGDDTLIGGAGADVLKGGDGSDTASYSGSAAVNVNLKTGVTSGGDAVGDKFDSIENLTGSSNADTLTGDDGDNVINGGGSGNDLLDGGKGADTFLNTTGTVTYVNSDAAVNISVTLVDGKWTGYGTGGDAEGDVLNQIINVRGSEYNDTFESASRNSFNFAGGLGNDTYIVGHIDVSVTEELDAGNDTVLSSTDYTLSNYIETLEYTGTGDFTGTGSAQANTIIGGSGNDTLIGKAGADVLKGGDGSDTASYSGSAAVNINLKTNVATGGEAAGDKFFSVENLTGSSNADTLTGDDNNNVFNGDKGNDTLTGGKGADTLIGGYGDDTLVGGEGADTLNGAADTDTASYASSLAAIQINLITGTNTGGDAADDTLISIDKIIGSDFNDTFTANSRIIFAGGKGDDTYVVDSTSVTVSEAADEGSDTVRASMDYTLSNNLENLVYTGSNDFIGTGNALNNTITGGSGNDTLIGKAGGDVLIGGSGSDTASYAGSAAVNVNLKTNLATGGEAAGDTFSSVENLTGSSNADTLTGNDSNNVLNGSGGNDTLAGGKGADTLNGGDGSDTASYAASFAAIQINLVTGTHTGGDAADDTLSSIEGVIGSQYDDRFTSASTGTLSGGGGNDTYVVSQGASTTVLVEEASAGTDTVETTLTSYTLKTNFENLTHTDSTNFLGYGNSADNVIVSQGGVDKLYGYAGNDTIRGGSGGDTIDGGDGSDTASYSDSNAAVTINLLTKTVSGGYATGDVFTSIENVEGSAYADTLTGDTGANVLSGGSGDDLLIGGAGADTLNGGAGQDKITYEASSAAVTVDLSTGTATGGDAQGDKLSSIERVIGSSFNDTLIGSSVAEMLTGGAGDDILIGGGGNDVLNGGEGADVLDGGAGNYDTLNYSAATSAVALDLTTGTGSGYAAGDTFTGIEAFTGSAYGDTYTGSTYAAEYNVGAGNDTVLAGSGAEKINGGAGTDTASYALSTAGVSVNLVTNVGNGGYAEGDQYSSIEVVVGSDYSDTFTSSTDKTLLGGLGDDTYDIGSSASTIMENADAGTDLVKTSSASYTLGDNLENLTYTGTANFTGSGNSADNVLTGSAGDDVLDGSTGNDSLYGGEGSDVFEFNTSYGNDVVFDFQASSDTIDLTGMGFATATDAAAYASEIEDGVLFNFGNGDTLTVHGLNYASLTSNDSLM from the coding sequence TATCGAGAACCTGACAGGATCGAGCAATGCCGACACGCTGACGGGAGATGATGGGGACAATGTTATCAATGGCGGCGGCAGCGGCAATGATCTTCTTGATGGAGGAAAGGGAGCAGACACCTTCTTAAACACCACTGGTACGGTCACTTACGTAAACTCCGATGCCGCAGTTAATATTAGCGTTACGCTCGTAGATGGTAAATGGACAGGATACGGAACCGGTGGCGATGCTGAAGGGGATGTTCTGAATCAGATTATCAATGTTCGTGGATCGGAATACAATGATACATTCGAATCCGCGTCAAGAAACTCCTTTAATTTTGCAGGTGGATTAGGCAATGACACCTATATTGTAGGCCATATTGATGTCAGCGTCACGGAAGAACTGGATGCCGGCAACGATACTGTGCTTTCTTCAACTGATTACACTCTCTCAAATTACATCGAAACGCTGGAATACACAGGAACCGGCGACTTCACCGGCACTGGTAGCGCACAGGCCAACACGATCATCGGCGGCTCCGGTAACGATACGCTGATCGGCAAGGCGGGTGCCGACGTTCTGAAGGGGGGTGACGGTTCCGACACGGCGAGTTATTCGGGAAGTGCGGCGGTCAATATCAACCTCAAGACCAATGTAGCGACTGGCGGCGAAGCGGCTGGCGATAAATTCTTCAGTGTCGAGAACCTGACGGGGTCAAGCAACGCCGACACGTTGACGGGTGATGACAACAACAACGTTTTCAACGGTGACAAAGGCAATGACACGCTGACAGGCGGCAAAGGCGCCGATACCCTGATAGGTGGTTATGGTGATGACACCTTGGTAGGTGGCGAGGGTGCCGACACGCTGAACGGTGCCGCTGACACTGACACGGCAAGCTACGCCAGTTCGTTAGCCGCTATCCAAATCAATCTCATCACCGGCACGAATACGGGCGGTGATGCAGCAGATGATACGCTGATCAGCATTGACAAGATTATCGGCTCTGACTTCAACGACACATTCACGGCAAACTCAAGAATAATCTTCGCAGGTGGAAAAGGAGATGACACCTATGTCGTGGACAGCACCAGCGTCACCGTTTCCGAGGCAGCAGATGAGGGCAGCGATACTGTCCGTGCATCAATGGATTACACACTCTCGAACAATTTAGAGAATCTCGTATACACAGGCTCCAATGATTTCATCGGTACCGGTAACGCACTGAACAACACCATCACCGGCGGCTCCGGTAACGACACGCTGATCGGCAAGGCGGGTGGCGACGTTCTGATTGGCGGGTCGGGCTCAGATACCGCAAGCTATGCTGGGAGCGCAGCAGTTAATGTCAATCTCAAAACCAACTTGGCGACCGGCGGCGAAGCGGCTGGCGATACATTCTCCAGCGTCGAGAACCTGACAGGCTCCAGCAATGCCGACACGCTCACGGGCAATGACAGCAACAACGTTCTCAACGGTAGTGGCGGCAATGACACCTTGGCAGGCGGCAAAGGAGCCGACACGCTGAATGGTGGCGATGGCTCCGACACGGCAAGCTACGCCGCTTCCTTTGCAGCCATCCAGATCAATCTCGTGACTGGTACGCATACGGGCGGTGATGCCGCAGATGACACACTGAGCAGCATCGAAGGCGTGATCGGGTCTCAATATGATGATCGGTTCACGTCGGCATCAACAGGAACGCTTTCGGGTGGCGGTGGCAATGACACCTATGTCGTCAGCCAAGGTGCCAGTACGACGGTTCTGGTCGAAGAGGCCAGCGCTGGCACGGACACGGTTGAAACAACCTTGACCAGCTACACGCTGAAAACCAATTTCGAAAATCTCACCCACACCGACTCGACCAATTTTCTCGGTTACGGCAATAGTGCCGACAATGTCATTGTCAGTCAGGGCGGCGTCGATAAGCTCTATGGCTATGCCGGCAACGATACGATCCGTGGCGGCAGCGGTGGCGATACCATTGACGGTGGCGACGGAAGCGATACGGCAAGCTACAGCGATTCCAACGCAGCGGTGACCATTAATCTTCTCACGAAAACTGTCTCCGGCGGTTACGCCACAGGCGATGTATTCACCAGCATCGAAAACGTTGAAGGATCGGCCTATGCCGATACGCTGACGGGAGACACCGGGGCCAACGTGCTATCGGGTGGCTCTGGCGATGACCTATTGATCGGCGGCGCGGGTGCTGACACCCTCAATGGCGGCGCTGGCCAAGACAAGATCACCTATGAAGCCTCGTCTGCGGCGGTTACGGTGGATCTCAGCACTGGGACAGCAACAGGCGGCGATGCGCAAGGCGATAAACTCAGCAGCATCGAACGTGTCATCGGCTCCAGTTTCAATGACACGCTGATTGGAAGCAGCGTAGCGGAAATGTTAACGGGCGGCGCTGGCGACGATATTCTGATCGGCGGCGGCGGCAATGACGTCCTGAACGGTGGAGAGGGCGCCGATGTCCTCGATGGCGGTGCGGGAAATTACGACACGCTCAATTATTCTGCAGCAACATCGGCGGTGGCCCTGGATCTGACGACAGGAACCGGCTCCGGTTACGCGGCGGGCGATACATTTACCGGGATCGAGGCCTTCACCGGCAGCGCTTACGGTGACACCTATACCGGTAGCACCTATGCTGCCGAGTATAATGTCGGTGCCGGCAATGACACTGTGTTGGCGGGCTCCGGCGCAGAGAAAATCAATGGTGGCGCGGGGACGGATACGGCAAGCTATGCGCTTTCCACAGCAGGCGTGTCCGTCAACCTGGTGACGAATGTCGGCAACGGAGGTTACGCCGAGGGCGACCAGTATAGCAGCATTGAGGTCGTTGTCGGGTCAGACTATAGCGACACGTTCACCTCAAGCACCGACAAGACCCTGCTGGGCGGCCTTGGCGATGACACCTATGACATCGGCAGTTCGGCAAGCACTATTATGGAAAATGCCGATGCCGGGACAGATCTCGTCAAGACCAGCAGTGCCAGCTATACGCTGGGCGATAATCTCGAAAACCTCACCTATACCGGCACGGCCAACTTCACCGGCTCCGGCAACAGCGCCGACAATGTGTTGACCGGCAGTGCTGGCGATGACGTGCTGGATGGCAGCACCGGCAATGACTCCCTCTACGGTGGTGAAGGCAGCGATGTGTTCGAGTTCAACACCAGCTATGGCAATGATGTCGTTTTCGACTTCCAGGCCTCGTCGGACACAATCGATCTGACCGGCATGGGCTTTGCCACCGCCACCGATGCTGCCGCTTATGCGAGCGAGATTGAGGACGGCGTGCTGTTCAACTTCGGCAACGGGGATACGCTGACAGTGCATGGCTTGAATTATGCAAGCCTGACGTCAAACGATTCCTTGATGTAA